The Engraulis encrasicolus isolate BLACKSEA-1 chromosome 22, IST_EnEncr_1.0, whole genome shotgun sequence genome includes a region encoding these proteins:
- the dtwd1 gene encoding tRNA-uridine aminocarboxypropyltransferase 1, producing the protein MSGTTLSVYPNDGGKLNKSPDDAESAREAESPLQGLKLASHEVLEKAQTQGRIKCTKCGGSRMFFCYTCFSVVGVDEAEIPQIKLPIKIDVIKHPHETDGKSTAVHAKLIAPDDVNIYTYPCIPELDGDPYKTVLVFPGADSVTIEDMLQHLNDIRKNSSDEPSVKRLKVRSGTEEEEADQTRQEQQQQEEEEQEEEQEQPCPLERVLFIDSTWNQTTRIITDERLQALLRVELKTRKTCFWRHQRGSPDTYLATIEAIYYFLKDYHTLCLLKDYSGEYDNLLFFYSYLYKLINKAKVSAGKI; encoded by the exons ATGTCAGGGACAACATTGTCAGTGTACCCAAATGATGGGGGGAAGCTGAACAAAAGTCCTGATGATGCAGAATCCGCACGTGAAGCCGAATCTCCACTCCAAGGTCTAAAGTTGGCATCGCACGAAGTGCTCGAAAAAGCACAAACGCAAGGAAGGATAAAGTGTACCAAATGTGGTGGTTCAAGGATGTTCTTTTGCTACACGTGTTTCTCAGTAGTGGGTGTCGACGAGGCGGAAATCCCACAGATCAAG CTGCCGATAAAAATCGACGTAATCAAACACCCCCATGAAACGGATGGAAAGAGCACTGCCGTGCACGCCAAACTCATCGCTCCAGATGACGTCAATATCTACACCTACCCTTGTATACCTGAGCTGGATGGTGACCCCTACAAG ACAGTACTGGTCTTCCCTGGAGCCGATTCAGTGACTATTGAAGATATGCTGCAGCACCTAAATGATATACGGAAAAATTCAAGCGACGAGCCGTCAGTGAAGAGACTAAAGGTGAGGAgtgggacagaggaggaggaggcagaccaGACcaggcaggagcagcagcagcaggaggaggaagagcaggaggaggagcaggagcagccctGTCCTCTGGAGAGGGTCCTCTTCATCGATAGCACATGGAACCAGACAACCAGAATCATCACTGATGAACGACTACAAG CGCTTCTTCGGGTGGAGTTGAAGACCAGGAAGACGTGTTTCTGGCGTCATCAGAGGGGCTCTCCAGACACGTACCTGGCTACCATAGAAGCCATTTATTACTTCCTGAAAGATTATCACACGCTATGTCTTTTAAAGGACTACAGCGGTGAATACGACAACCTGCTctttttttactcttatctttatAAACTTATTAACAAAGCCAAAGTATCTGCTGGGAAAATATAA